From one Desulfurobacterium thermolithotrophum DSM 11699 genomic stretch:
- the cmk gene encoding (d)CMP kinase, producing MKDIKIITIDGPAGAGKSSIAKEIAKRFGFTHLDSGAIYRTIGIACKKAGVNLENEKEVLEVAKKIRIELKEGKVFLNGNNVTEEIRTPEGGMLASKVAQFKEVREIVVKILRELAKGKKIVIDGRDAGTYIFPEADLKIYLTASPEERARRRYKELLKRGFNVSFNDILKEVIERDKRDKNRKFAPLVIPDGAVIIDTTEKNLEEVLLKIFELINFRN from the coding sequence TTGAAAGACATAAAAATAATTACGATTGATGGTCCGGCAGGAGCGGGAAAGAGCTCTATTGCAAAAGAAATTGCAAAAAGATTTGGCTTTACTCATCTTGACTCTGGTGCCATTTATAGGACAATAGGAATTGCCTGTAAAAAAGCAGGTGTAAATCTTGAAAATGAGAAAGAAGTTCTTGAAGTTGCAAAAAAAATAAGGATAGAACTGAAGGAAGGTAAGGTTTTTCTTAATGGAAATAATGTAACAGAAGAAATTAGAACTCCTGAAGGAGGAATGTTAGCTTCAAAAGTAGCTCAATTTAAAGAAGTCAGAGAAATTGTTGTAAAAATATTAAGAGAATTAGCTAAAGGGAAAAAGATAGTTATAGATGGCAGAGATGCCGGTACTTATATATTTCCTGAAGCAGATTTAAAAATTTACTTAACTGCTTCTCCTGAAGAAAGAGCAAGGAGAAGATATAAAGAACTATTAAAAAGAGGATTTAATGTCTCTTTTAATGATATATTAAAAGAAGTAATAGAAAGAGACAAAAGAGATAAAAACAGAAAGTTTGCCCCCTTAGTAATTCCTGACGGTGCTGTGATTATCGATACTACAGAAAAAAATTTAGAAGAAGTTCTTCTAAAAATTTTTGAACTCATAAATTTTAGAAACTGA
- a CDS encoding zinc metalloprotease HtpX: protein MNWNTLKTTILLGLLTGMLLVFGKLLGGNVGMVIALFMAAIMNFGSWYFSDKIVLSMYGVRLLEKEDAPVLHEIVEKLAKNAGIPKPKVGIAPMDVPNAFATGRNPENGVVVVTPKIVELLDQDELEGVLAHEIAHIKNRDTLIQAVAATIGGAITTLANMAQWFLLFGGARREEEDGSWAEVIGTILMVILAPIAATLIQMAISRSREYKADETGGMISGKPEALASALKKLEEYSMRIPPEIAKAEVNPATSHLFIVNPLKGDTIAALFSTHPPTEERVRRLLELAKRLFGRIRETLWRW from the coding sequence ATGAATTGGAATACACTGAAAACTACTATATTACTTGGTCTTTTAACGGGAATGTTGCTTGTTTTTGGAAAGCTTCTTGGTGGAAATGTTGGAATGGTTATTGCTCTATTTATGGCAGCTATAATGAACTTTGGAAGTTGGTATTTTTCAGACAAAATAGTTTTATCAATGTATGGAGTAAGACTCCTTGAAAAAGAAGATGCTCCTGTTCTTCATGAGATAGTTGAAAAACTTGCAAAGAATGCAGGTATTCCAAAACCTAAGGTTGGTATTGCTCCTATGGATGTTCCAAATGCATTTGCAACAGGTAGAAATCCAGAAAATGGAGTAGTTGTTGTAACTCCAAAAATTGTAGAGCTCCTTGATCAAGATGAGCTTGAAGGAGTACTTGCTCATGAAATTGCTCATATCAAGAATAGAGACACTCTCATTCAAGCAGTCGCAGCAACAATTGGTGGTGCAATTACAACCTTAGCAAATATGGCTCAGTGGTTTCTCCTTTTTGGAGGAGCAAGGAGAGAAGAGGAAGATGGTAGCTGGGCTGAAGTAATAGGTACAATTCTAATGGTAATTCTTGCACCTATTGCTGCAACTCTCATCCAGATGGCAATCTCAAGATCAAGAGAATACAAGGCAGACGAAACAGGAGGCATGATTTCAGGTAAACCGGAAGCTCTTGCAAGTGCACTTAAAAAACTTGAAGAGTACTCTATGAGAATCCCACCAGAAATAGCTAAAGCAGAAGTAAATCCAGCAACAAGTCATCTCTTTATTGTTAATCCATTAAAAGGAGATACAATAGCAGCTTTATTCTCTACCCACCCACCAACAGAAGAAAGAGTAAGGAGACTTTTAGAGCTTGCTAAGAGACTCTTTGGCAGAATTAGAGAGACCTTGTGGAGGTGGTAA
- the kdsA gene encoding 3-deoxy-8-phosphooctulonate synthase — translation MLIIAGPCVIEDRDTVFEVAKKIRELKDKYPKHMWIFKASFDKANRSSIDSYRGPGIEKGLELLSEVKEKFELPITTDIHEPWQAEIVGKVVDIVQIPAFLCRQTDLIVAAAKTEKIVNVKKGQFMAPWDMANVVEKLRKSGASEILLTERGTTFGYNNLVVDFRSIPIMKKFGVKVLFDATHSVQRPGGLGKVSGGDREFVPYLSRAAIAIGVDGLFFEIHPEPERALSDGANMLNLEDFEVLIGKLIKLYSFMKENF, via the coding sequence ATGCTCATAATTGCTGGTCCCTGTGTAATTGAAGATAGAGATACAGTCTTTGAAGTAGCAAAAAAAATAAGGGAATTAAAGGATAAATACCCTAAGCACATGTGGATTTTTAAAGCTTCATTCGATAAAGCCAATAGAAGTTCAATCGATTCTTATCGGGGACCAGGAATAGAAAAAGGACTTGAACTTTTATCCGAAGTGAAAGAAAAATTTGAACTTCCTATAACTACTGATATCCATGAACCTTGGCAGGCAGAAATTGTGGGAAAAGTTGTAGATATAGTCCAAATTCCTGCCTTTTTGTGCCGCCAGACTGATCTTATTGTTGCTGCTGCAAAAACAGAGAAAATAGTAAATGTAAAAAAAGGACAGTTTATGGCACCTTGGGATATGGCAAATGTTGTTGAGAAATTAAGAAAAAGTGGTGCTTCAGAGATTTTACTAACTGAAAGAGGAACAACGTTTGGCTACAATAACTTAGTTGTTGACTTTCGTTCTATTCCAATAATGAAAAAGTTTGGGGTAAAAGTTCTTTTTGATGCTACTCATTCAGTTCAAAGACCCGGTGGGCTTGGGAAAGTTAGTGGAGGTGACAGGGAATTTGTCCCGTATCTTTCTCGTGCGGCTATCGCTATTGGAGTTGATGGGCTCTTTTTTGAAATTCATCCTGAACCTGAAAGAGCTCTTTCTGATGGAGCTAACATGCTGAATTTGGAAGACTTTGAAGTTTTAATAGGAAAACTTATAAAGCTTTACTCCTTTATGAAGGAGAACTTCTAA
- a CDS encoding DNA cytosine methyltransferase, translating into MEIVSLFSGCGGLDLGFELAGFSIVWANDNDKDVWETYTRNFPGTYLDKRDLRVIPVSDIPDCVGIIGGPPCQSWSEAGNRKGIEDERGRLVLNYIDIISRKRPYFFLFENVAGILHRRHKKAFNLILTSLEKAGYDIYYKLIDTYDYLVPQNRKRVFIIGFRKDLQISYSFPKPFDRKKTLRDAIYDLKDNVVEPLEKNRHNPKVIVPNHEYYIGSFSSIYMSRNRVRSWNEPSFTIQASGRHAPIHPQANKMIKVSKDKYIFDPESPYPYRRLSVRECARIQTFPDDFIFVYEKLDAGYKMIGNAVPVKLAEILAVSIKETLRRKIGKERTKILLPLFLA; encoded by the coding sequence ATGGAGATAGTGTCTCTGTTTTCAGGTTGTGGAGGATTAGACTTAGGTTTTGAATTAGCTGGTTTTTCCATTGTTTGGGCGAATGATAATGATAAAGATGTTTGGGAAACTTATACGAGAAACTTTCCGGGGACTTATTTGGACAAGAGGGACTTGAGAGTTATTCCTGTTTCTGATATTCCAGATTGCGTGGGAATAATAGGGGGACCTCCTTGTCAAAGCTGGAGCGAGGCTGGTAATAGGAAGGGAATTGAAGATGAAAGAGGAAGATTAGTTCTAAACTATATAGACATAATCTCAAGAAAAAGACCTTATTTCTTTTTATTTGAGAATGTTGCTGGAATCTTGCATAGGAGACATAAAAAAGCTTTTAATCTTATACTAACTTCCTTAGAGAAAGCTGGTTATGATATTTATTATAAGTTAATAGATACCTATGACTACTTAGTTCCTCAAAATAGAAAAAGGGTTTTCATAATTGGTTTTAGAAAGGATCTTCAAATTAGTTACTCTTTCCCTAAACCTTTTGACCGGAAAAAGACACTACGGGATGCGATATACGATTTAAAAGATAACGTTGTTGAACCTCTTGAGAAAAACAGGCATAATCCGAAGGTTATTGTTCCAAATCATGAATACTATATTGGTTCATTTTCCTCTATTTATATGTCAAGAAATAGGGTAAGGTCATGGAATGAGCCTTCTTTCACTATTCAAGCAAGTGGAAGGCATGCACCTATTCATCCTCAGGCGAATAAAATGATAAAGGTTTCAAAAGATAAATATATTTTTGACCCAGAATCGCCTTATCCTTATCGCAGGTTATCGGTAAGAGAGTGTGCAAGAATTCAAACTTTTCCTGACGATTTTATTTTTGTGTATGAGAAATTGGACGCTGGCTATAAAATGATAGGTAATGCAGTTCCAGTAAAATTAGCAGAAATTTTAGCTGTTTCTATCAAGGAAACACTGCGAAGAAAAATTGGAAAAGAGAGAACAAAAATCTTGTTGCCTCTTTTTCTTGCGTAA
- a CDS encoding endonuclease III domain-containing protein, with translation MKDDSIHDIVKILRKETKKWNTPIVSLMSQTERDPFKILIATVLSLRTKDEITAKAANKLFQVADNPYDMLKLKEEEIASLIYPVGFYRRKAKNIKEICKVLIEKYNGKVPDEIDELLKLPGVGRKTANLVVTLGYGKPGICVDTHVHRISNRLGYVNTKTPEETEFALREKLPKDYWIEINDLLVSLGQHICHPTSPKCSQCPIEKYCDKRDVKRSR, from the coding sequence ATGAAGGATGACTCTATACACGATATAGTCAAGATTCTCAGAAAAGAAACTAAAAAGTGGAATACTCCTATAGTTTCTCTTATGTCACAAACTGAAAGAGATCCCTTTAAAATACTTATTGCCACTGTTCTTAGCTTAAGGACAAAAGATGAAATTACAGCTAAAGCAGCTAATAAGCTCTTCCAGGTTGCAGATAACCCTTACGATATGTTAAAGCTTAAAGAAGAAGAAATAGCTTCCTTAATTTATCCTGTAGGTTTTTACAGAAGAAAAGCTAAGAATATAAAAGAAATATGTAAAGTACTTATAGAAAAGTACAATGGTAAAGTACCAGATGAAATAGACGAGCTTTTAAAACTACCAGGTGTTGGAAGAAAAACGGCAAACTTAGTCGTTACCTTAGGATATGGGAAACCGGGTATATGTGTTGACACACATGTTCATAGAATTTCAAATAGACTTGGCTATGTAAACACAAAAACACCTGAAGAAACAGAATTTGCTCTTAGAGAAAAACTGCCAAAAGATTATTGGATTGAAATAAATGACCTTCTTGTTTCATTAGGACAGCACATATGTCATCCAACATCCCCAAAATGTTCTCAGTGTCCAATTGAAAAATACTGCGACAAACGGGATGTAAAAAGGAGCAGATAA
- a CDS encoding chloride channel protein, with amino-acid sequence MRDKLPDIKDYLKGCAQTNLIHRFDISTISHFFGRWIPFAFAVGIVTGSIASLMDIVIVNLNNFLSSNLPFLFLYPLVVSVLVGYALTVDSSIGGPGIGYSILHLKTKIYIPVRSVILKLITSTLVLSGGFIAGREGPSFYIGVAIGEWLGKAYGLGKKYKPLLGLIGGGAFTGALLKAPLGSAIFAMELEEMYNLDYRPFVPMIIASIVSYLTFSFFRGESAFIYLTKNPEWSLQIIPYIVVMGLVISLLIYLYTFVFHTASCTSKYFSSKDRPLIGTSLALPFLLILYLTTHDVDFLSTPAHMGIISKLAQIPFPILVDIVVILCVIIVTSFTLSFGIPGGIILPNLLIGAAVGNMFGHIFPDQIVVFTLAGMGAALAAGAKTPLAAIVMITEMTHADVVIPMTAAIITSYTTSFGFCLYLGQEMKLKPMAGEKSGNSKE; translated from the coding sequence TTGAGGGATAAACTTCCGGACATAAAGGATTACTTAAAAGGGTGTGCACAGACAAATCTTATTCACAGGTTTGATATCTCCACCATCTCCCATTTCTTTGGGAGATGGATTCCCTTTGCTTTTGCAGTTGGCATCGTTACTGGTTCTATTGCTTCATTGATGGATATAGTAATAGTTAATCTCAACAACTTCCTCTCCTCAAATCTTCCTTTTCTTTTTCTGTACCCACTTGTTGTATCGGTATTGGTTGGGTATGCTCTAACAGTAGATTCATCGATTGGAGGTCCCGGAATTGGTTATTCAATTCTTCATCTGAAGACAAAAATATACATTCCTGTCCGCTCAGTGATACTCAAACTGATAACCTCAACACTCGTTCTCTCAGGTGGTTTTATTGCCGGAAGGGAAGGTCCTTCCTTTTACATCGGAGTGGCCATTGGTGAGTGGCTCGGTAAAGCCTACGGACTGGGTAAGAAATACAAACCTCTCTTAGGGCTTATCGGCGGTGGAGCTTTTACCGGAGCTCTCCTAAAAGCACCTCTTGGAAGTGCTATTTTTGCTATGGAACTTGAAGAGATGTACAACCTTGACTATAGACCTTTTGTTCCTATGATTATTGCTTCCATTGTCAGCTATCTTACATTTTCCTTTTTCAGAGGAGAAAGCGCGTTTATCTATCTTACAAAAAATCCAGAGTGGAGTTTGCAAATTATTCCCTATATCGTTGTAATGGGACTAGTAATAAGTCTGCTTATTTACCTTTATACTTTTGTTTTCCATACAGCTTCCTGTACTTCAAAGTACTTTTCCTCAAAAGATAGACCTTTAATAGGAACTTCTCTTGCGCTTCCCTTTTTACTCATTCTTTACTTAACTACTCACGATGTAGATTTTCTTTCCACTCCAGCCCACATGGGAATAATTTCAAAACTGGCACAAATCCCTTTTCCTATTTTAGTAGATATAGTAGTTATCTTATGCGTTATTATTGTTACAAGTTTTACTCTCTCCTTTGGAATTCCCGGAGGAATCATTTTGCCAAACTTACTCATTGGAGCAGCGGTCGGAAATATGTTTGGACATATATTTCCTGACCAAATAGTTGTTTTCACTCTTGCTGGAATGGGAGCAGCATTAGCAGCTGGAGCAAAAACACCATTAGCTGCAATTGTCATGATTACAGAAATGACTCATGCCGATGTTGTAATTCCTATGACAGCTGCAATAATTACGAGCTATACTACAAGTTTTGGTTTCTGTCTTTACTTAGGACAAGAAATGAAACTTAAACCTATGGCAGGAGAAAAGAGTGGAAATTCTAAGGAATAG
- a CDS encoding thioredoxin family protein, which translates to METLYKIAAIFFDIIFVLLVSYFTFVFGLRLYWKFKSKRMRGQELPILEGEFLRLKRGKGVIYFHAPNCRPCKFIDPVIKKLSKELKKVAFIKVNIAEKPELARKFGILATPSIIITKDGHIEEVLMGPVTEGTLREKLK; encoded by the coding sequence GTGGAAACCCTTTACAAAATAGCTGCAATATTTTTTGATATTATTTTTGTTCTCCTAGTCTCATATTTTACTTTTGTCTTTGGCTTGAGGCTTTATTGGAAATTCAAATCAAAGAGAATGAGAGGACAGGAACTTCCCATTTTAGAAGGTGAGTTTTTAAGACTTAAGAGAGGAAAAGGAGTAATTTACTTTCATGCTCCAAATTGCCGTCCCTGTAAATTTATTGATCCTGTAATAAAGAAACTTTCTAAAGAACTTAAGAAAGTTGCGTTTATCAAGGTTAATATTGCTGAAAAGCCAGAACTTGCAAGAAAATTTGGAATACTTGCAACACCTTCAATTATTATTACTAAGGATGGACATATAGAAGAAGTTCTCATGGGGCCTGTTACTGAGGGAACATTAAGAGAGAAACTAAAGTAA
- the rpiB gene encoding ribose 5-phosphate isomerase B has translation MKIALACDHGGFRLKETIKAYLEELGIEYIDYGTYSEESVDYPDFAYKAAKGIVNGEADRGIFICGTGIGISIAANKVKGIRAALCYNVFSAEMSKRHNNANVLCLGGRILGEELAKAIVKVWLETPFDGGRHERRINKISEIEKLEE, from the coding sequence ATGAAGATAGCTCTTGCTTGTGATCATGGTGGCTTTCGTTTAAAGGAAACTATTAAGGCTTACCTTGAGGAACTTGGAATAGAGTATATCGACTATGGAACTTATTCAGAAGAATCTGTAGATTATCCTGACTTTGCCTATAAGGCTGCCAAAGGAATAGTAAATGGAGAAGCAGATAGAGGAATCTTTATCTGTGGAACGGGAATTGGGATTTCCATTGCAGCTAATAAAGTAAAGGGAATTAGAGCAGCCCTTTGTTACAATGTGTTTTCAGCAGAGATGAGCAAAAGACACAACAACGCAAATGTTTTATGTCTTGGTGGAAGAATTTTAGGGGAAGAATTAGCAAAAGCAATTGTAAAGGTGTGGCTTGAGACTCCATTTGATGGTGGAAGACATGAAAGAAGAATAAATAAGATTTCAGAAATTGAAAAGCTGGAGGAATGA
- the coaBC gene encoding bifunctional phosphopantothenoylcysteine decarboxylase/phosphopantothenate--cysteine ligase CoaBC, with the protein MEILRNRKIVLGITGSIAAYKAVEILRKLQKAGAEVKVAMTPSALKFVSKLTLQTLSEYPVYYETIPEDTVEIRHTSLSAWGELFIVAPSTANTIAKIACGIADNPVTDLALCFGKGIICPAMNVRMYENPVTQENLKKLKQLGYEIVEPGRGFLACKEEGKGRLAEVEDILDAASYWFIPKLLKGKKVVVTAGATREYIDPVRFISNPSSGKMGFALAKAARGAGAEVTLITGKTHLRTPYGIKRIDVETVEEMKGVVLEATKDADIYISAAAIGDYRPIKREEKKIKKSEKKLILELERTPDILKLIGERKRNGQIVIGFAAETESLFENARKKIEKKNLDAIVANDVKKGIFGSDKTEIFFITRKGEFLISGSKEEVSIKIVQLIYENFFKGVE; encoded by the coding sequence GTGGAAATTCTAAGGAATAGAAAAATTGTTTTAGGAATAACCGGAAGTATAGCTGCTTATAAAGCTGTAGAAATTTTAAGAAAACTTCAAAAAGCTGGAGCAGAAGTTAAAGTTGCAATGACTCCTTCTGCATTAAAGTTTGTATCTAAGCTTACACTTCAGACACTTTCTGAATATCCAGTGTACTATGAAACCATTCCTGAAGACACCGTAGAGATAAGACACACATCTCTATCTGCCTGGGGAGAACTGTTCATCGTCGCTCCGTCAACAGCAAACACAATTGCAAAAATTGCCTGTGGTATCGCTGATAATCCTGTTACAGATCTTGCACTCTGTTTCGGAAAGGGAATTATCTGTCCTGCAATGAATGTCAGGATGTATGAAAACCCAGTAACTCAGGAAAATCTGAAAAAACTAAAACAACTGGGATATGAAATTGTTGAACCAGGTCGTGGCTTTCTTGCATGTAAAGAAGAAGGAAAAGGAAGACTTGCCGAGGTCGAAGATATTCTGGATGCTGCCTCATACTGGTTTATTCCCAAACTGCTAAAAGGTAAAAAAGTGGTTGTAACTGCTGGAGCCACAAGGGAGTACATAGACCCCGTTAGGTTTATCTCAAATCCCTCTTCCGGTAAGATGGGCTTTGCGCTTGCAAAAGCCGCAAGAGGTGCAGGAGCTGAAGTAACACTGATAACGGGAAAAACCCACCTTAGAACGCCTTACGGTATAAAGAGAATAGATGTCGAAACAGTTGAAGAGATGAAAGGAGTCGTTCTTGAAGCTACAAAGGATGCCGATATCTACATTTCGGCTGCAGCAATTGGTGACTATAGACCGATAAAGAGAGAAGAGAAAAAAATCAAAAAGTCGGAAAAGAAGTTAATACTCGAACTTGAAAGAACACCGGACATCTTAAAACTTATAGGTGAAAGAAAAAGAAATGGACAGATCGTGATTGGATTTGCAGCAGAGACAGAGAGTTTGTTTGAAAATGCAAGGAAGAAAATCGAAAAGAAAAACCTTGACGCAATAGTTGCAAATGACGTTAAAAAGGGAATATTTGGTAGTGACAAGACGGAAATCTTCTTTATAACGAGAAAAGGAGAATTTTTAATTTCAGGTTCTAAAGAAGAAGTTTCTATTAAAATAGTTCAACTCATTTATGAAAACTTCTTTAAAGGAGTGGAGTAA
- the ftsY gene encoding signal recognition particle-docking protein FtsY, protein MFGFFRRKPKLEDELKKNPYQPEKWLKLAEKDERKAPEAIINTLIYSNGELLDTVVKKIKSFAIFREIEPFIPKVEEKLGKEYASFLLGIVEEYKGNLQKARNLYDVARNSQDSTLSFLSNYYIASIYTKEEVYDLAYKALKEIEEKVPENYKLEFMVKKRELEEKLGLSGSKLLKSFKEGLKKTRDALGLSAFKGREVDESLFEELEEKLILADVGVNTTLELIDYLRNEAKKRKIKSSDQLLELLKGKLKEMLSKCRGSFNISEKPSVILVLGVNGVGKTTTIGKLAKQLKEKGYCVVLAAGDTFRAAAIEQLEVWAERAGVRIIKGQEGTDPAAVVFDAIQSVKAKGDDILIVDTAGRLHNKDRLMKEIHKIKKVIGREFPGQPAEILLVLDANTGQNAISQARAFKEITDVTGIALTKLDGTAKGGIVIAICNDLKIPIKLVGIGEKIEDLRKFDPKEFVEGLFEVEKE, encoded by the coding sequence ATGTTTGGATTTTTTAGAAGAAAACCAAAGCTTGAAGATGAGCTAAAGAAAAATCCTTATCAACCAGAGAAGTGGTTAAAGCTTGCAGAAAAGGATGAAAGAAAAGCTCCAGAAGCTATTATTAATACGCTTATTTACAGTAATGGAGAATTATTAGATACTGTTGTTAAAAAGATAAAAAGCTTTGCAATCTTTAGAGAAATTGAACCATTCATACCAAAAGTCGAAGAAAAGCTTGGTAAAGAGTACGCTTCATTTTTACTAGGAATTGTTGAGGAATATAAAGGAAATCTTCAAAAAGCAAGAAACCTTTACGATGTAGCCAGAAATAGCCAAGATTCTACTCTTTCTTTTCTTTCAAACTACTACATTGCTTCCATCTACACAAAAGAGGAAGTCTACGACTTGGCTTACAAAGCACTCAAAGAGATTGAGGAAAAAGTTCCTGAAAACTACAAGCTGGAATTTATGGTTAAAAAGAGAGAACTTGAGGAAAAACTGGGACTTTCCGGTTCAAAACTACTAAAGAGCTTTAAAGAAGGTTTAAAGAAAACTAGAGACGCTTTAGGTCTTTCAGCTTTTAAAGGTAGAGAAGTAGATGAATCTCTTTTTGAAGAGCTGGAAGAAAAGCTTATCCTTGCTGATGTTGGTGTAAATACAACTTTAGAGTTAATAGACTACTTGAGAAATGAGGCAAAGAAGAGAAAAATCAAAAGCTCCGACCAGCTTCTTGAGCTCCTCAAAGGAAAACTTAAAGAGATGCTTTCAAAGTGCAGAGGTTCTTTCAATATTTCAGAAAAACCCTCTGTCATCCTTGTTCTTGGCGTTAACGGTGTTGGAAAGACAACAACAATTGGAAAACTTGCAAAACAGCTAAAAGAGAAAGGTTACTGTGTAGTCCTTGCAGCAGGGGATACTTTCAGAGCAGCAGCCATTGAACAGCTTGAAGTCTGGGCTGAAAGAGCAGGAGTAAGAATCATAAAAGGACAAGAGGGAACAGATCCAGCAGCCGTTGTCTTTGATGCAATACAGAGTGTAAAAGCAAAGGGAGATGATATTCTCATAGTCGATACTGCAGGAAGGCTTCACAATAAAGACAGGTTGATGAAGGAAATCCATAAGATCAAAAAAGTTATTGGAAGAGAGTTTCCAGGACAGCCTGCTGAGATTTTATTGGTACTTGATGCAAACACAGGCCAGAATGCAATCTCCCAGGCAAGAGCTTTTAAGGAAATTACAGATGTAACAGGCATAGCTCTCACAAAGCTTGACGGAACCGCTAAGGGAGGAATCGTCATCGCCATCTGTAACGATCTGAAAATACCTATAAAACTTGTAGGCATAGGAGAAAAAATAGAGGACCTAAGGAAGTTTGACCCTAAGGAGTTCGTTGAGGGATTGTTTGAAGTTGAAAAAGAGTAA
- a CDS encoding nicotinate phosphoribosyltransferase — translation MKLSPLFTDLYQLTMMCAYLDNNKREWAAFELFVRELPEKRNYLVYAGLQEIVDLIESLRFSKEDIDYLYSLKLFPDWFLDFLKEYRFSGLLYSMKEGTLFFQHEPVLRVEAPIYEAQLLETAIMNQIHASSLIATKAARVFSVSKGKLLADFSLRRTHGIDAGLKVARNSYIAGFNSTSNVLAGKIYKIPVVGTVAHSFITCFDSEEEAFRAYAKTFPHNTVLLVDTYDTIEGVKKAIKVAKELESKGYKLKGIRLDSGDIVELSRISRRLLDEAGLNHVKIIVSGGLDEYKIDEILKEGAIVDGFGVGTRVGTSADVPYIDFVYKLVEFDKKPVMKTSKGKKMYPGRKQVFRQKNGDVVGSFDEKLPGEPLLEKIIENGNLVKELPSLNEIRDYFIYQFNKFPERIKNIHRKEEYPVTISQKLENLYETLMKKLLSGG, via the coding sequence ATGAAGCTTTCTCCTCTTTTTACTGATCTTTATCAGCTTACAATGATGTGCGCTTACTTAGATAACAACAAGAGAGAATGGGCAGCTTTTGAACTATTTGTTAGAGAGCTCCCAGAAAAAAGGAATTACTTAGTATATGCAGGACTTCAAGAAATCGTTGATCTAATAGAAAGTTTGCGTTTTTCAAAAGAAGATATTGACTATCTTTATTCTTTAAAGCTATTTCCTGACTGGTTTTTAGACTTTTTGAAAGAGTATCGATTTTCTGGACTTCTTTATTCCATGAAAGAAGGAACTCTTTTTTTTCAACACGAACCCGTTCTTCGAGTAGAAGCTCCTATTTATGAAGCTCAGCTTCTTGAAACAGCTATAATGAACCAAATTCATGCTTCTTCGTTGATAGCTACAAAGGCAGCTCGTGTTTTTTCTGTTTCTAAAGGAAAACTCCTTGCAGATTTCTCTTTAAGAAGAACACACGGTATAGATGCAGGTTTAAAAGTTGCAAGAAACAGTTATATTGCTGGATTCAATTCTACTTCTAATGTATTAGCTGGGAAAATCTACAAAATACCTGTTGTAGGAACTGTAGCTCACTCCTTTATAACTTGTTTTGATTCAGAAGAGGAGGCCTTTAGAGCCTATGCTAAAACATTTCCTCATAATACAGTTCTTCTTGTTGATACTTACGATACCATTGAAGGAGTAAAAAAAGCAATAAAAGTTGCAAAAGAACTGGAATCTAAAGGCTACAAACTAAAAGGAATAAGACTTGATAGCGGTGATATAGTTGAGCTCTCAAGAATTTCAAGAAGACTTCTTGATGAAGCTGGATTAAATCACGTTAAAATTATTGTAAGTGGTGGTCTTGACGAGTACAAAATAGATGAAATTTTGAAAGAAGGAGCTATTGTTGACGGTTTTGGAGTTGGTACGAGAGTAGGGACATCTGCTGACGTTCCTTATATAGATTTTGTTTATAAGCTCGTTGAATTTGATAAAAAACCTGTAATGAAGACAAGTAAAGGAAAAAAGATGTATCCAGGAAGGAAACAGGTTTTTAGACAAAAAAATGGTGATGTAGTAGGTAGCTTTGATGAAAAACTTCCTGGAGAGCCTCTATTAGAGAAAATAATTGAAAATGGAAATCTTGTAAAAGAACTTCCTTCTCTAAATGAAATAAGAGATTATTTCATTTATCAATTTAATAAATTTCCGGAAAGAATCAAAAACATACATAGAAAAGAAGAGTATCCTGTAACCATAAGTCAAAAATTAGAGAATCTATACGAAACTTTAATGAAAAAGCTTTTATCTGGAGGTTAA